A single window of Rhizobium indicum DNA harbors:
- the gcvT gene encoding glycine cleavage system aminomethyltransferase GcvT has translation MDDTAALKKTPLHALHLSLGARMVPFAGYDMPVQYPAGVMKEHLHTRAEAGLFDVSHMGQVIVKAKSGSYEDAALALESLVPVDILGLAEGRQRYGFFTDDTGCILDDLMIAHLDDHLFVVVNAACKEADLAHLKAHIGDQCDVTLLDRALIALQGPRAVAVLAELWADVAAMKFMDVRHCRLHDVSCLVSRSGYSGEDGFEISIPSDKAVDVTMRLLEHPDVQAIGLGARDSLRLEAGLCLYGNDIDTTTSPVEAALEWAMQKARRGNGARAGGFPGSGRILSELENGAARRRVGLKPEGKAPVRGHAKLYADAEGKVEIGEVTSGGFGPSVEGPVAMGYVPLSHAAAGTLVYAEVRGKYLPTTVSALPFVTPTYKR, from the coding sequence TTGGACGATACTGCTGCCCTGAAGAAAACCCCGCTGCATGCCCTGCATCTTTCGCTCGGCGCCCGCATGGTGCCGTTCGCCGGTTACGACATGCCGGTGCAATATCCCGCAGGCGTGATGAAGGAGCATCTTCATACCCGCGCCGAAGCCGGCCTCTTCGATGTCTCCCACATGGGCCAGGTCATCGTAAAGGCGAAATCGGGCAGCTACGAGGATGCGGCGCTGGCGCTTGAAAGCCTCGTGCCCGTCGACATCCTAGGCCTTGCCGAGGGCCGCCAGCGCTACGGCTTTTTCACCGACGACACCGGCTGCATTCTCGACGACCTGATGATCGCCCATCTCGACGACCACCTCTTCGTCGTCGTCAACGCCGCCTGCAAGGAAGCCGATCTCGCCCATCTCAAGGCCCATATCGGCGACCAGTGCGACGTCACGCTTCTCGATCGCGCTTTGATCGCGCTGCAGGGGCCGCGTGCGGTTGCGGTTCTTGCCGAGCTCTGGGCCGACGTCGCGGCGATGAAATTCATGGACGTGCGCCACTGCCGCCTGCACGACGTTTCCTGTCTTGTTTCCCGCTCCGGCTATAGCGGCGAGGACGGCTTCGAGATCTCGATTCCATCAGACAAGGCCGTGGATGTCACCATGCGGTTGCTCGAACATCCCGATGTCCAGGCGATCGGCCTCGGCGCCCGCGATTCGCTGCGCCTGGAAGCCGGCCTCTGCCTCTACGGCAACGATATCGACACGACTACCTCGCCGGTCGAGGCGGCGCTGGAATGGGCCATGCAGAAGGCAAGGCGCGGCAACGGTGCGCGTGCCGGCGGCTTCCCGGGCTCCGGCCGCATCCTGTCCGAACTCGAGAACGGCGCTGCCCGCCGCCGCGTCGGCCTGAAGCCGGAAGGCAAGGCGCCGGTGCGCGGCCATGCCAAGCTCTATGCCGATGCCGAGGGCAAGGTCGAAATCGGCGAAGTCACCTCGGGCGGCTTTGGCCCCAGCGTCGAAGGCCCCGTCGCCATGGGCTACGTGCCGCTCTCCCATGCTGCGGCAGGCACGCTCGTCTATGCCGAGGTGCGCGGCAAATATCTGCCGACCACCGTCAGCGCCCTGCCCTTCGTCACACCGACCTACAAGCGCTAA
- the gcvH gene encoding glycine cleavage system protein GcvH, with protein MLKFTEEHEWLKIEGGVATVGITTYAVEQLGDLVFVELPEVGATFSKNGNAATVESVKAASDVYCPLDGEITEVNPAIVADPSLVNSDPQGAGWFFKLKLANAADADGLLDEAAYKELTA; from the coding sequence ATGCTGAAATTTACCGAAGAACACGAATGGCTGAAGATCGAAGGCGGCGTTGCGACGGTCGGCATCACCACCTATGCCGTCGAACAGCTCGGCGACCTGGTTTTCGTCGAATTGCCGGAAGTCGGCGCGACCTTCTCCAAGAACGGCAATGCCGCGACCGTTGAATCGGTCAAGGCTGCTTCCGATGTCTATTGTCCGCTTGATGGCGAGATCACTGAGGTCAATCCGGCCATCGTTGCAGATCCGTCGCTGGTCAATTCCGATCCTCAGGGCGCCGGCTGGTTCTTCAAGCTGAAGCTGGCAAATGCTGCGGACGCCGATGGCCTGCTCGACGAGGCGGCCTACAAGGAGCTCACTGCGTAA